In a genomic window of Neoarius graeffei isolate fNeoGra1 chromosome 13, fNeoGra1.pri, whole genome shotgun sequence:
- the haus8 gene encoding HAUS augmin-like complex subunit 8 isoform X1, whose amino-acid sequence MATRKSTAVRKVLKTASQDSSILASGNDDSCGSNSGAKRKPKSSGTIVKSRYMQIEKKAVVKKNTPNESVLVPPIPTSPKVGSGHKPRFGTPPRRTLHAQSDQNSVSVIPSLLESPSLGGNVLQSTVLDGHCIRPNFDLSVIKENTAPTSHPSAVDLNAKKRNLELETFLLAFLTAKIENSTQKLKEEAERNLITLMEEEEKLRSKVMNKKRQCLHLEKQQQLDDLLDLQTVALKPVTATAKQFTEEYKTFASAIDTTRHELPIKNLHLEEDRGEFLDKAVVCLKHSQCILEQYMKDVSTDSESTASGLKEIKSAAHEIDQHLLSTSSDLLELSSLVSQEMVLVQQCLEEDKIGFNTVESLFSD is encoded by the exons ATGGCAACTAGAAAGTCTACAGCTGTTCGGAAAGTCCTGAAAACAGCTTCACAAGACTCCTCGAT tttggcaTCTGGAAATGATGACAGCTGTGGAAGCAACAGTGGAGCAAAAAGGAAACCcaaat CTTCTGGGACAATTGTGAAGTCTCGTTATATGCAGATTGAAAAGAAGGCAGTTGTAAAG aAAAATACACCAAATGAGTCTGTTCTTGTGCCACCCATTCCTACTTCACCTAAAGTTGGTAGTGGCCACAAACCCAGATTTGGTACACCGCCAAGACGGACATTACACGCTCAGTCGGATCAGAACTCTGTGT CAGTTATACCCAGCCTTTTAGAGTCTCCAAGTCTTGGTGGAAATGTCTTGCAGTCAACAGTACTGGATGGTCACTGCATACGTCCAAACTTTGATCTCTCTGTCATTAAAG aaaaCACAGCCCCAACATCACACCCAAGTGCAGTGGACCTGAATGCTAAAAAAAGAAACCTGGAGTTAGAAACATTTCTGTTGGCCTTCCTCACTGCTAAG ATCGAAAACAGTACACAAAAACTTAAAGAAGAAGCAGAAAGAAATCTTATTACTCTGATGGAAGAAGAGGAAAAGCTGCGTTCAAAAGTTATGAACAAGAAACGACAGTGCCTTCATCTCGAAAAGCAGCAGCAGCTCGATGATTTACTTGACCTGCAG ACTGTCGCACTAAAACCGGTCACTGCAACTGCAAAGCAATTCACAGAGGAGTACAAGACCTTTGCCTCAGCGATAGACACAACACGGCATGAGCTACCTATTAAGAACTTGCACCTTGAAGAAGATAGAGGGGAGTTTCTGG ATAAAGCAGTTGTCTGTCTGAAGCATAGTCAGTGTATCTTGGAGCAGTACATGAAGGATGTTTCCACAGACAGTGAAAGCACTGCATCAGGTCTTAAAGAGATAAAAAGTGCAGCACATGAGATTGACCAGCATCTCCTCAG TACGTCGTCTGATCTGTTGGAACTGTCCTCATTAGTGAGTCAGGAAATGGTACTGGTCCAGCAGTGTTTGGAGGAAGATAAAATTGGATTTAATACAGTAGAAAGTCTCTTTTCAGATTAA
- the haus8 gene encoding HAUS augmin-like complex subunit 8 isoform X2, producing MATRKSTAVRKVLKTASQDSSILASGNDDSCGSNSGAKRKPKSSGTIVKSRYMQIEKKAVVKKNTPNESVLVPPIPTSPKVGSGHKPRFGTPPRRTLHAQSDQNSVFIPSLLESPSLGGNVLQSTVLDGHCIRPNFDLSVIKENTAPTSHPSAVDLNAKKRNLELETFLLAFLTAKIENSTQKLKEEAERNLITLMEEEEKLRSKVMNKKRQCLHLEKQQQLDDLLDLQTVALKPVTATAKQFTEEYKTFASAIDTTRHELPIKNLHLEEDRGEFLDKAVVCLKHSQCILEQYMKDVSTDSESTASGLKEIKSAAHEIDQHLLSTSSDLLELSSLVSQEMVLVQQCLEEDKIGFNTVESLFSD from the exons ATGGCAACTAGAAAGTCTACAGCTGTTCGGAAAGTCCTGAAAACAGCTTCACAAGACTCCTCGAT tttggcaTCTGGAAATGATGACAGCTGTGGAAGCAACAGTGGAGCAAAAAGGAAACCcaaat CTTCTGGGACAATTGTGAAGTCTCGTTATATGCAGATTGAAAAGAAGGCAGTTGTAAAG aAAAATACACCAAATGAGTCTGTTCTTGTGCCACCCATTCCTACTTCACCTAAAGTTGGTAGTGGCCACAAACCCAGATTTGGTACACCGCCAAGACGGACATTACACGCTCAGTCGGATCAGAACTCTGTGT TTATACCCAGCCTTTTAGAGTCTCCAAGTCTTGGTGGAAATGTCTTGCAGTCAACAGTACTGGATGGTCACTGCATACGTCCAAACTTTGATCTCTCTGTCATTAAAG aaaaCACAGCCCCAACATCACACCCAAGTGCAGTGGACCTGAATGCTAAAAAAAGAAACCTGGAGTTAGAAACATTTCTGTTGGCCTTCCTCACTGCTAAG ATCGAAAACAGTACACAAAAACTTAAAGAAGAAGCAGAAAGAAATCTTATTACTCTGATGGAAGAAGAGGAAAAGCTGCGTTCAAAAGTTATGAACAAGAAACGACAGTGCCTTCATCTCGAAAAGCAGCAGCAGCTCGATGATTTACTTGACCTGCAG ACTGTCGCACTAAAACCGGTCACTGCAACTGCAAAGCAATTCACAGAGGAGTACAAGACCTTTGCCTCAGCGATAGACACAACACGGCATGAGCTACCTATTAAGAACTTGCACCTTGAAGAAGATAGAGGGGAGTTTCTGG ATAAAGCAGTTGTCTGTCTGAAGCATAGTCAGTGTATCTTGGAGCAGTACATGAAGGATGTTTCCACAGACAGTGAAAGCACTGCATCAGGTCTTAAAGAGATAAAAAGTGCAGCACATGAGATTGACCAGCATCTCCTCAG TACGTCGTCTGATCTGTTGGAACTGTCCTCATTAGTGAGTCAGGAAATGGTACTGGTCCAGCAGTGTTTGGAGGAAGATAAAATTGGATTTAATACAGTAGAAAGTCTCTTTTCAGATTAA